CCTGAGCTGTCCCACGACCACAGCCCCTGTGTCACACTTGTGCTCTGTCCAGGGGACGGCACAGGCTTGAGCACACACAGGGCGCTGCACGCTGACGTGGGCTCCCATGGTGCCACCAGGCACATCTTGCTGGGAAACGGTATTTCTTACCATGTCCCCGTGCaacggggctgtccctgcagccagcccctgtccccattcctgtccccgtccccatcCCGGGCACCGTCCGCGCCGTTACCCAGCACTTTAACTCCAGCGGTGTTTGCTGTGCCTGCGGCCCCAGGCCCCCCAACACTGCCACTGAGcaggggtggccttggggacccTGTCCCCGTGCCAGGCGTGGGCACGGCGGGCAGTCCCCCCCCAAACACGCCATCTAAGTTATTTATATCAAAGAGAGCAAAGGTTTATTTTTGTAGTTTGTACAGGCGGTAGTGGGGACTGaaggtttatttttaaagagtaaatatatatattatatataaattacCTGCTGTGTCCGGCCCTTTCTCCTGGGGAACACAGCTGGAAGCGGGGTATGTGTGCTTGAGACAGACCCAGCTGTGTGCACACACTCAACGGGGGGTGCAAGGAGAGCTGTATACTGTGTGTGTGGCACTTGGTGGGGCTGGCAGCctgtcctgtgtgtgtgtggcctgcTGGTAGGGCTTGACGGGGGTTGGGAGCTTGCCGGTGCAGCAGTGCGTGCAAAGAACCCATGTGTCCCCTCGTACCTGCACCCCCTCCAAGCCccagggtccctgtgcccctgcccaggtAGGTGCTGGTGCTTTTTCCCACTGCAGCACGGCCTCTCTGCCAGGGGAGGGCAGCACGGCCCCGGGGAAGGCAGAGCTCATCTTGGATCCCTGTCCCGCAGGGATCGCTGCAGCCCCACCACCCTTGGGTcactctctgggcagcctgcagTGTTCTTGCACCCATTGCATAGCCCAGCCCTACCCtacccccagcccctgcaccacttttggggtgacccaggcATCCTGCCCTAGCCCTGACGCTGTGACATGTGACAAAGCACCTTATCAATGCTCTTGGCCACAGCAGCATCagtgcccagccccactgcctgcccCGCTGCAGAgtccctggctgggctggacaAAACTCCTTGCCCAGCCCCTACTTGGCGTGTGGCTCGAGGTGACGGTGATGGTCGCGGGGCCGTGTGCCCTGGCGGGGACGGCAGAGGCGGGAGGGCACCCCACTGCCCCTCCTCAGAGCGTGGGCACGCCAGGCTGCAGCGATGCTCTCCACCTGTGGGCATGGGGGCATCAGCATTGCCTCATTGTGGTCCTCCTCAGCCCATCCcacagcaccctccagccctggAGGTCAGTCAGGGGACACTAAGAACAGGCAGCAGCTCACCGGGATGAGGAGGTCCTGCTGATTGTGGCTCTCCAGTGTCACCAGCTCGCTGGGTGCCAGCAAGGGCAGACGCAGCTCCCTCACTGGCAGGGCAGCCACCTCTGGCACAGGACGCTCCAGGACAGCCTGTCAGAGATCAGGATGTGAGGGATGAGGCTGGTGATGTCCTGGGCACCAGGGGAGGCAGGGGCCTGGCGGGAGTGACACAGATTCTGTGTGCATCACAGAGCCCTGGCCTCAGGGACAGCGTGCCTACactcccagcctgggctggtgggGGCCCAGGCACCCCTGGGTGGTCCTTGCTGCGTGACACTCACCGAGCTGACGTATGCCCACTCCCGCACAGCCTGCACCAGCTCCAGCTCATCCACGGCCAGGCGGTCACTGCGCAGCACCCGCGCCAGCACCACGTCAGAGAGCTCACGGAAGCCCTGGGTCTGCACCACTGCCTGCCAGCACACCACAACACCAGGGTGCTGGAACCAGGACCCCACCCAATCACCACCCCCATCCATCAGACACATCCTGgtgccatccctgcctggcATTCCAGCATCTCACAACACAAACTCCAATCCTCTGGCACTCCAGTAACCCCCAACCTGCCTCTGCCAGTCACCCAGCATCTTCTCTCCAAGTACCATTTGGTCCTCTCCCAACCTCCAGCCATCCTGTCCTTGCCTCATGCAGTGTTCTCCATGCCACGTGCCCCCCATGCCCTGGGGTACCCCACACCATGCTCCCCCATCACCTGCCACCATACCGCGGTGCAGCCCTCGATGAAggccaggcagtgctgctggaggtCCACCTGCCCATAGGTCACCGCAGCCTGTGAGACAACACAGACACCTGCAAGGGGGTGCAGGGCAGGTGGGACTCCCTGCCAAAGCTCTAAAGAAACATGGGCACTGTCAGGGGCACAGGTGAGGAACATATCCCTCTGGGTTGGGTACCATGGCAGAGtgtggggaggaaggggcacCAAGGCCCTCCCTCCTTTTTTGGCCTGCCCAAGACCAAATGTTTTGGTGGCTCTAATGCCCACAATGGTTACCCAGCCCCACTCTAAGCAGACGTGTGATTTTCCACCTCTGCTCAGACACCTCACCGAGCCCATAGTGGGCAAGAAGTCCTGGTGCTGTTCTCACAAGGTAACACCACAGGCACATGAAACCACCAGTCCCCAGTGCTCCTTGTGCGGGCACAGGATCAGCTTAAAGCCCCCCACAAGCACCCCATACCCCTGGTGCCAGCCTCAGCCTGACCTATAGCTGCCATCCcccactgcagcaggaatttgggattgctCTCATGTTCTCCCAGCCCTACTGAGCAATGCTcatcccagggctggcactgcccatcAGGTTACCAGGAGGGCACAACCCCATCCCCCCACAGCAGCCGCTGTGTGTGGGGTACTCAGGACCACACAGGCAGGGTGAACATCATGTCCCCCTCCACCACAGCAGGGGACCAGTGCTGACGCAAGTGGGGAGGGCAGACAAGCTGTTTTCttcaggtttgttttgttctggggttttggggtttcttcttttgtttcctCTGGGCCAATTTTAGCTCCATTTGTCGCAGTGGTCTGGCACCACATctggctggggctctgtgtTCTAGGGCAGAGCCTCACCCCAAGATTGGTTTAGCTTGTGGGAGATTAAACAAATACCccttctctgcagagcagccttggTCCCACCAAGTAGCATGGAAAGGGCCATTAGGACCTTTGCAAGGCTATTTTTAGGTGCTTCAACTCTCAGCAGGGGTTTTGGGACTGGCTCCCCAAAACCCAGTGCCTCCCACTTTCATGCAGATGATGACAAAGCCCTGGCACTGTGAAGTTCTGGCCAGTCCTGCTCAGGCTGACAGAGAAGACACTTCTCTGCCAGGATCTGGTGGCCCACTGTCCCTTGCAGCCCTGGTACAATCCCAATGGTctgggagctggcaggacagctgctgggccagggctgagTGGGAAATCCTGCCCCACTGTCCAGCGAGAACAGAAGGGTCAAGTCTGATCCTGCCCCCAAAATTCTACAGGTTATTTTTAAGCCTTTGTGACCCCACTGGTGTGACTCTTACCTGCAGAGCCTCGCAGACCTGCTCCACACTCAGTGTGTCCTTGATGAACTTGACACAGAGCTGTAAGACAGACAGGGAGAGGGTGGCCAGAGTGAGGGACACAACCCTGCCATCCCCCCACAAAACTCTCAGcatcccctgagcccccagaACATGGAATGTGGGGCAGAGGCACTTTCAGCCCCCCAGGATTTCATAAGCATTGGCCTGTggcatgaggccttgcagtgtggATGTGAGCAGCCAGCTTGGCCACTGATGGAGACAGGGACCAAGACTGATGTGACCAAACCCAGCCAATCTGATAGCCCCAGGTGGGTCCCTTAATCCTATAGATGCCATCCATGTTCTGCCATAGGGCACAATCCTGGTGCCAGCTGCAGTGCACTGGGTGCCCTCAGCTTTGCCCTAGCCCTGcctgccagctgtgctctggctgtgacTGCAGGGGGAACAGCATCTCCAGCTGCATCCCCTACACGGATAATGCAGGTGGGATGCAGCCAGACCAGCATGTTTATCATGAGTGGGACCTCTCTCCTGCCTATCTCAGCTGCCTACCAGAGTCCCTGGGAAACCCAAGGGGATGTGACATGCAGGGAGGAGCTGTCAGCTGGGACAGAAGGGCCCTGAGTCATTGGCAGGAGGGATATGAGGTCACCCTGCAGCTGGGCACACTGACATGGTTTCACCAGCTGTCCTTGGTCAGCCCCTTTCCTTCCCACCCCTCCTCTATGCAGATCAACCCCCTTAGGATGCATTTGCTGGGTGGTGGGTTGTGACTCATGAGAGGAGCACCAGGGTCCCCTTTCTCTGCAACACCCCTTGTATCCCTTCCCTGGCCAGACAGCTGTTTGACCGCTCTGCCACCTCTGGGCTTTGGCTGATCTTGTTCCCACAGGTCCCATCCCACCACTCTGGCAGACAGGAGCCCACGATTCCTCAGCTCCTGAGGTACTTTCCCAGTGTGATGGGGAGGAAGTCTGGGTGTGAGATGTCAGGTCACGTGTTCAGCCAGGCTGTAATTCAGGAATCAGGCTGATGACGtggcctggctgccctgcccaACACCGAGCTGCTTCAGCTCCACGGCCCCTCCTCATTCAGCTCCCACccttcctctgtgtccctgccacCTTCCCAAAACCTTCCCACCCgcagcagcacagctttggCAGCACCACAGCTGAGGTGCtgactgctcccagcactggggctctctCTAACTGCATCATCCTGTCAGATGACCAGAGAGCACGTGTGGGCGAACGCACAGGGGCTTTCCTCCTGACCTTTGCTGTGCAGGAGATGTGAAACTCCATGTCTTCCCCGTGATTTCTCGGGATTCCCCTGTGGGATTCCCGGCCGAGGCTGCACCCCCTCAAGGGGGATCCCACTGGAGAGCCTTTCCAGGATAGAAAAGCAGGGCCAAGGCTGTGTAATTCACCACAGTGCTTTCCtcagaggcacctccagctagCAGCCATGCAGGGACCATCCTGGggtgctgcccagcctggggacactgaggcacCACTGCCCACAGCCCAGATAGCACCGTACCTTGCACAGGTCCTGCAAGCCATATTCCACCGACGAGGTCAGCACctccagtgcctgcaggcaaGAGGGACTTTGTGATCATCAGCATGTGGGGGCATGGAtgggcacagcagcccagggtaAAGGAGCTCCTGAGTGGAGCACGCGAGATAAGGCTGCAGCATGAAGAAAAATTTAGGTCTTCTGCTGTGGTGTCCCCATTCTCACCATCCAGGGTATGCACAGTCAGAGGTCCCAAGACATCTCCTCCAATTTTGGCACACCAAGAGTCGCAAAGCACCCCTTCCCCTGCATCCCCTTCTTATCCCTCCCACATCCATGGTCCCTACCAGCCCCATCCCCACTCACTATGTGGCTGTTGAGGGTGACACTGTTGGTGTAGAGGAACTCAATGACGGCCAGGAAGACCTCAGGCTGCACGTTGCCCAGGATGAAGGGGCCCTGGGGTGGGACGCTGCTGGAGGAGTCCTGGCTGAGCATGCCACGGAACACCTGGCAGCGGCACGCCAGCACACAGCGGTGCGCAAAcaccttctgctgctcctgccccaccaCGAACATCACATCGCTGCGGGGGAGAGGGGACATGAGGGACACGGTGCTGGAAAGCAAGGACACAgccttccctgggctgggacagggcacacaggagtgcctggcacagggggcaGTACCCTTTACTTTTAACCTAGGTGTTTGTCCCAACAGGGGAACAGAGGGGACCTTGTTGGTGGCTCTTTCCAGCCATTTGAATGCTGCAGGCGAGGTGAGCACAACAGGTCCTCTGGGAAGCACAGAGAGCCCAGGGTGCTGGCACCGAGCAGGGCAGAGAAAGGCCAAGGACAGCTGGAGAAAGTGACTTTCTCTTTCGGTATAGCAGAGCCAAGGAAAGCGTTGCTGTCACCGGGATCAGCCT
The genomic region above belongs to Zonotrichia albicollis isolate bZonAlb1 chromosome 8, bZonAlb1.hap1, whole genome shotgun sequence and contains:
- the BTBD19 gene encoding LOW QUALITY PROTEIN: BTB/POZ domain-containing protein 19 (The sequence of the model RefSeq protein was modified relative to this genomic sequence to represent the inferred CDS: deleted 1 base in 1 codon); its protein translation is MAPSHRSPGSPASSPGAACQVSLAMGRAVRRSLLASSPRPPRAGRPPDSPGSPAAILGLLPPPRSLRPPMAGPGSARLHGDVAAFSAALRTLVNNPQFSDVMFVVGQEQQKVFAHRCVLACRCQVFRGMLSQDSSSSVPPQGPFILGNVQPEVFLAVIEFLYTNSVTLNSHIALEVLTSSVEYGLQDLCKLCVKFIKDTLSVEQVCEALQAAVTYGQVDLQQHCLAFIEGCTAAVVQTQGFRELSDVVLARVLRSDRLAVDELELVQAVREWAYVSSAVLERPVPEVAALPVRELRLPLLAPSELVTLESHNQQDLLIPVESIAAAWRAHALRRGSGVPSRLCRPRQGTRPRDHHRHLEPHAK